The proteins below come from a single Burkholderiales bacterium genomic window:
- a CDS encoding DUF1772 domain-containing protein — protein sequence MRFLSLLFIALTLAPAMAHLLEPLNKINLPAEDYLTVQQIYRGWALLGFVVFGALASTLILAIKVRKERGVFALTLIAFLCIAGTQIVFWMFTYPANQATNNWTMLPDNWMALRTRWEYSHAAGADLSLIAFIALTWSVLLPEESP from the coding sequence ATGCGCTTTCTGAGTCTTTTGTTTATTGCTCTGACGCTCGCGCCGGCGATGGCGCATTTACTCGAGCCGCTGAACAAAATCAACCTGCCCGCCGAAGATTACCTGACTGTCCAGCAAATTTATCGCGGCTGGGCCTTGCTCGGCTTCGTCGTATTCGGCGCACTCGCGTCGACCCTGATCCTGGCCATCAAAGTGCGCAAGGAGCGAGGGGTTTTCGCGCTGACCCTGATCGCATTCCTGTGCATCGCCGGTACCCAGATCGTGTTCTGGATGTTCACTTATCCGGCGAATCAGGCGACCAATAACTGGACGATGCTGCCCGATAACTGGATGGCGCTGCGAACCCGATGGGAGTACTCGCACGCTGCCGGCGCCGACCTGAGCCTGATCGCGTTTATTGCGCTGACCTGGTCTGTCCTTTTACCTGAAGAATCTCCGTAG
- a CDS encoding PIN domain-containing protein, whose amino-acid sequence MATKVLDSWALIAFFEDEPAASTVEQLLIKAEAGTHRLLLCIVNWGEIYYTTMREVSQESAEKIAGEIANMPIELIGVETDLVLARLAAAFKARNKLSYADAFAAALAKLKNAELVTGDREFKALEGQIKIAWLGSDPPAE is encoded by the coding sequence TTGGCGACCAAGGTTCTCGACAGTTGGGCGCTGATCGCTTTTTTCGAAGATGAACCGGCCGCGAGCACAGTGGAGCAGCTTCTCATCAAGGCCGAAGCTGGCACGCATCGCTTGCTGTTATGCATCGTGAATTGGGGCGAAATTTATTACACGACGATGCGCGAAGTATCGCAGGAAAGCGCCGAGAAAATCGCAGGAGAGATCGCGAATATGCCGATCGAACTCATCGGCGTAGAAACGGACCTGGTCCTCGCGCGCCTAGCGGCGGCGTTCAAAGCCAGGAACAAACTGTCTTATGCCGACGCCTTCGCCGCTGCGCTGGCGAAGCTAAAAAATGCGGAGCTCGTAACCGGCGATCGCGAATTCAAGGCGCTTGAAGGGCAAATCAAGATTGCGTGGCTAGGTTCTGATCCCCCGGCTGAATGA
- a CDS encoding dienelactone hydrolase family protein, with protein MTSSSAQPVIITVDDAQNVSGLLQTPPKARACYVLAHGAGAGMNHPFMAAVAEGLAQRGIATLRYQFPFMERGSKRPGAPKIAQATVRAAVAAMCRLAPELALIAGGKSFGGRMTSQAQAASPLPGIRGIAFLGFPLHPPALPSDERGKHLFDVRVPMLFMQGTRDQLADSHLLGKLVEQLGVRATLQLFADADHSFHVPARSGPSIQAFEGRRKDAEIRAEMLDALAGWIDDLLIVKKF; from the coding sequence CTGACTTCCAGCAGCGCGCAGCCAGTGATCATAACTGTCGACGACGCGCAGAATGTCTCCGGTTTGCTGCAAACCCCGCCCAAGGCGCGCGCCTGTTATGTCCTCGCGCACGGCGCCGGCGCTGGCATGAACCATCCGTTCATGGCGGCCGTCGCGGAGGGGCTTGCACAGCGTGGCATCGCGACCTTGCGCTATCAGTTTCCGTTCATGGAGCGCGGCTCGAAGCGGCCCGGTGCGCCCAAAATTGCCCAAGCCACGGTGCGCGCGGCGGTCGCGGCAATGTGCCGCTTGGCGCCGGAGCTTGCGCTGATTGCAGGCGGCAAATCGTTCGGCGGACGCATGACGTCGCAAGCGCAGGCGGCGTCGCCATTGCCGGGAATCCGCGGCATCGCTTTTCTCGGTTTCCCGCTGCATCCCCCCGCGCTGCCGTCCGACGAGCGCGGCAAGCACCTGTTCGACGTGCGGGTACCGATGCTGTTCATGCAGGGAACCCGTGACCAGCTCGCCGACTCGCATCTCCTTGGGAAGCTCGTCGAACAGCTCGGCGTGCGCGCGACCTTGCAGCTTTTTGCCGACGCCGATCATTCGTTTCATGTGCCGGCGCGCAGCGGACCCTCGATTCAGGCATTCGAGGGCAGGCGCAAGGATGCGGAAATCAGGGCCGAAATGCTGGATGCGCTGGCGGGCTGGATCGACGATCTGCTGATTGTAAAAAAATTCTGA
- a CDS encoding YbfB/YjiJ family MFS transporter yields the protein MRADRANDALLIALAFSLGPAVSNGLARFAYALILPPMRAELGWSYTQAGSLNTANALGYLCGALVAFRLAGRVQAKTLFNHAMWLTAAALILSGLTARFVDLLVLRFVAGLTGAVVFICGSIIVAHLATHDAKRSAAAIALNFAGGGLGIFVSGVTLPWLLQLGEIKLRTSHGSACGPPHWPPAC from the coding sequence ATGCGCGCTGACCGAGCTAACGACGCTCTGCTGATCGCCCTTGCCTTTTCGCTCGGGCCCGCCGTCTCGAACGGTCTGGCGCGGTTCGCTTATGCTCTGATTCTGCCGCCGATGCGCGCCGAACTCGGCTGGTCTTATACCCAGGCGGGTTCGCTGAACACCGCGAACGCGCTCGGTTATCTTTGCGGGGCGCTCGTTGCGTTTCGTCTGGCCGGCCGCGTACAGGCGAAGACGCTCTTCAATCATGCCATGTGGCTCACCGCCGCCGCGCTCATCCTCTCGGGATTAACCGCTCGCTTCGTCGATTTGCTGGTGCTGCGCTTTGTCGCCGGCTTGACCGGAGCGGTCGTTTTCATCTGCGGGAGCATAATCGTCGCTCACCTCGCAACGCATGACGCGAAGCGCTCGGCGGCCGCTATCGCGTTGAACTTTGCCGGCGGCGGATTGGGAATATTTGTTTCCGGGGTCACGCTTCCGTGGCTTTTGCAGCTTGGGGAAATCAAGCTTCGGACGTCGCATGGATCGGCATGCGGGCCGCCTCATTGGCCGCCTGCTTGCTGA
- a CDS encoding AbrB/MazE/SpoVT family DNA-binding domain-containing protein — MKTISRSDTIYFTVKGQVVIPSWLRKEFGIEKDTRAIVYKEGDHIVLKPMTREQLKSLRGSLKGKGVLQGLMADRKREREL; from the coding sequence ATGAAGACCATATCCAGGTCGGACACAATTTATTTCACAGTAAAAGGCCAAGTCGTCATTCCAAGCTGGCTACGCAAAGAGTTCGGAATCGAGAAAGATACGCGCGCGATCGTTTACAAAGAAGGCGACCATATCGTCCTGAAGCCGATGACCAGGGAGCAACTAAAGAGCCTGCGTGGATCGCTCAAGGGCAAAGGCGTGTTGCAAGGGCTGATGGCCGACCGCAAGCGCGAGCGGGAGCTTTGA
- a CDS encoding YbfB/YjiJ family MFS transporter, whose product MRAASLAACLLTSRATRNIAASGDNSGAATWRKQPFFPLLASYFPFALGYIAYMTFIIAWMREHGGSAGQVALVWGVLGLATILSPWAWRRVLANWRGGQAMAACLAVVALGALLPLVQPSLPMMILSALLFGGAFFIPPAVGTAVFKTGLPPAAWGKAVAGFTLVFAAGQTIGPLVTGALSDATGSLFTGLAVSVGILIAGALVALMQKDVRSP is encoded by the coding sequence ATGCGGGCCGCCTCATTGGCCGCCTGCTTGCTGACCTCGCGGGCGACGAGAAATATTGCGGCGAGCGGTGACAACAGCGGCGCAGCGACATGGCGCAAACAACCTTTCTTTCCGCTGCTGGCGTCGTATTTTCCGTTTGCTCTCGGCTACATCGCCTACATGACTTTTATCATCGCCTGGATGCGGGAACACGGCGGCAGCGCCGGGCAAGTCGCCTTAGTATGGGGAGTCCTGGGGCTGGCGACCATACTCTCGCCCTGGGCATGGCGCAGGGTATTGGCGAACTGGCGCGGCGGCCAGGCGATGGCCGCATGCCTCGCGGTCGTGGCACTCGGCGCGCTGCTGCCGCTCGTGCAACCTTCATTGCCAATGATGATTTTGTCGGCGCTGCTGTTCGGCGGCGCTTTCTTCATTCCGCCCGCAGTGGGGACGGCCGTATTCAAAACAGGATTGCCGCCCGCGGCGTGGGGCAAGGCAGTTGCCGGCTTCACGCTGGTGTTCGCAGCAGGTCAGACGATCGGTCCGCTCGTAACCGGTGCTTTGTCAGACGCCACCGGAAGTCTGTTCACGGGTCTGGCGGTTTCCGTGGGAATCCTCATCGCCGGCGCGCTGGTTGCGCTCATGCAGAAAGATGTTCGGAGTCCGTGA
- a CDS encoding antibiotic biosynthesis monooxygenase: MFAVIFEVQPKKERKDEYLDLAKHLKPILEAIDGFIDNERFVNQRNERRILSLSTWRDEKAVVRWRTHGEHHTVQEKGRFEVFEDYHLRVGEVTADSHPPAGGSVDEMRFDETSIGAAKVCTITETSLAEKSSSAGQAAALPAQLGLDTGIGGLVDHEVFESIYNPGKLLLLGSWKDARAARAWTPQPFASASSLRHRHIRVIRDYGMYERREATQYYAEVKRDERG, encoded by the coding sequence ATGTTTGCCGTCATCTTTGAAGTACAGCCGAAAAAGGAACGCAAGGACGAATATCTCGACTTGGCCAAACACCTGAAGCCGATACTGGAAGCCATCGACGGTTTCATAGACAACGAACGCTTCGTCAACCAGCGAAACGAGCGCCGCATCCTGTCGCTGTCGACGTGGCGAGACGAGAAAGCGGTCGTACGCTGGAGAACACACGGCGAGCACCATACCGTGCAGGAGAAAGGACGCTTCGAAGTTTTCGAGGATTACCATCTGCGCGTCGGCGAGGTCACCGCGGATAGTCATCCGCCGGCAGGCGGGTCGGTCGACGAGATGCGATTCGACGAAACCAGCATCGGCGCGGCGAAGGTATGCACAATCACGGAAACCAGTCTCGCGGAAAAGAGTTCATCGGCGGGACAAGCTGCGGCGCTGCCTGCTCAGCTCGGTCTCGATACCGGCATTGGAGGACTGGTCGACCACGAAGTCTTCGAAAGCATTTATAACCCGGGCAAGCTCCTGTTATTAGGATCATGGAAGGATGCGCGTGCGGCGCGAGCGTGGACGCCGCAACCGTTCGCCAGTGCTTCATCGTTGCGCCACCGGCATATCCGGGTCATTCGGGATTACGGCATGTACGAACGTCGGGAGGCGACGCAGTACTACGCGGAGGTGAAGCGAGATGAGCGCGGCTGA
- a CDS encoding helix-turn-helix transcriptional regulator, with the protein MTTPELAAVARLIGEPARAAILTALLGGRALTALELACDARVTPQTASSHLRRLTHASTIDITE; encoded by the coding sequence ATGACCACTCCGGAATTGGCCGCGGTCGCTCGGCTGATTGGTGAACCGGCACGGGCGGCGATTTTGACCGCGCTCCTCGGCGGGCGCGCGTTGACAGCCCTTGAACTGGCGTGCGACGCCCGGGTGACACCGCAAACGGCGAGCTCGCATCTGCGTCGGCTGACCCATGCTTCAACGATCGATATCACGGAGTAA
- a CDS encoding VOC family protein — translation MAIELNHTVVPARDKVASAKFFARIFGLAFDESEVGYFAPVRVNDALTLDFADSNKVAIHHYAFKVSEDEFDAIFARIKAEGIPHGSEPFSREDMKINHRGGGRGVYFDDPDGHVLELLTAE, via the coding sequence ATGGCCATCGAACTCAATCACACCGTCGTACCCGCGCGCGATAAAGTCGCGTCGGCGAAGTTTTTCGCGAGAATCTTCGGACTTGCGTTCGACGAAAGCGAAGTCGGTTACTTCGCGCCGGTGCGAGTTAACGATGCGCTGACTTTGGACTTTGCCGACAGCAACAAAGTCGCGATCCATCACTACGCTTTCAAAGTGAGCGAAGACGAGTTCGATGCGATCTTCGCGCGCATTAAGGCAGAAGGCATTCCCCACGGAAGCGAGCCGTTCTCACGAGAGGACATGAAGATCAATCATCGCGGCGGCGGCCGCGGCGTGTATTTTGACGATCCCGATGGGCACGTTCTCGAGTTGCTCACGGCGGAGTAG